The Sporomusa termitida genome has a window encoding:
- a CDS encoding TonB-dependent receptor plug domain-containing protein: MGKQKTPKILCSLMSGVLLFGLAGQVSAAESVPEEFSFDEYVITANRMPVKATEVAANVTVINREEIDRGNYASVPEMLRKVNIAVEEGGGGAIPFLNGDKRVLILVDGRRMNWDQIIISGSAGGFNLTNIPVKNIERIEIVRGPSSSLYGSDAVGGVINIITRKTTGGNTTLTTEAGSWGQRRYAFSDENKLDNGFSYFITAERKKQDNYKYKDKDGYTKEFAQTYGEQDSVNFRLDKELDNEKSLSLQFNYMDKDGGFSMKAPGYYHNYPYGYGSSRDNNVALTYNLSKDGFFRVYRHSSSDEHTSFDGSTISYQVDRSAVGMEWQQRMQLNDQHTLVGGADWRQNDYEYVSQVIDDSYTTKAIYLEDNWKLPHDWTVTLGSRYDDHSIIGNHITSRVTANRKLNKKTNVFASWGQFVKSPTVEDLFSNAPWFVGNPDLRPETGDTITLGMNTEFDRNTNLQLSVFKSRVEDAIAYDYTNQPGFAYNIDEQKRRGLDLTLAHKLSDQWSVAAGYSYVKVENKDASTGSTGFTNDIDNSQPNGYRLNVQYTQAQWDAGVTLRAASGRDAESFGSSHYAVLDMTVNYRIKPETKLYLKGYNLSDESYSVKGGSTWGTGLAYPMAKRNFIFGLEHRI, encoded by the coding sequence ATGGGTAAACAAAAAACGCCTAAAATTTTATGCTCGCTGATGAGCGGCGTTCTCCTGTTCGGCCTGGCCGGACAAGTTTCGGCAGCGGAGTCTGTACCGGAAGAATTCAGCTTTGATGAGTATGTCATTACAGCCAATAGGATGCCGGTTAAAGCAACCGAAGTGGCGGCTAATGTGACGGTCATTAATCGGGAAGAAATCGACAGGGGCAATTATGCCAGCGTACCGGAAATGTTGAGAAAGGTTAATATTGCTGTTGAGGAGGGCGGGGGCGGTGCTATTCCTTTTCTAAACGGGGATAAGCGGGTGCTGATCCTGGTGGATGGCCGTAGGATGAATTGGGATCAGATTATCATCAGCGGCAGTGCAGGGGGATTTAATCTTACTAACATACCAGTTAAAAATATTGAGCGAATTGAAATCGTACGCGGCCCGTCATCTTCTTTGTATGGCAGCGATGCTGTAGGCGGGGTTATTAACATCATTACGCGCAAGACAACTGGTGGAAATACCACCTTAACGACCGAAGCCGGCAGCTGGGGGCAGAGGCGCTATGCTTTTTCGGATGAAAATAAATTGGACAATGGTTTTAGCTATTTTATTACGGCTGAAAGAAAAAAACAGGATAATTATAAATATAAAGATAAAGACGGCTATACTAAAGAATTTGCCCAAACTTATGGAGAGCAGGATTCAGTAAATTTTCGCTTAGACAAAGAATTAGATAACGAAAAATCCTTATCATTGCAGTTTAATTATATGGATAAGGATGGCGGTTTCAGTATGAAAGCCCCTGGATATTATCACAATTATCCCTACGGCTACGGCAGTTCGCGGGATAATAATGTTGCCTTGACTTATAACTTGAGCAAAGATGGCTTTTTCAGGGTTTATCGCCATAGTTCCAGTGATGAACACACTTCTTTTGATGGTTCTACAATTAGTTACCAAGTTGACCGCAGTGCCGTCGGCATGGAATGGCAGCAGAGAATGCAGTTAAATGACCAGCATACTTTAGTCGGTGGAGCTGACTGGCGGCAGAATGACTATGAGTATGTTAGTCAAGTTATTGATGATTCTTATACCACAAAAGCAATTTATCTGGAAGATAATTGGAAGTTGCCCCATGATTGGACAGTGACATTAGGTTCGCGTTATGATGATCACAGCATAATCGGCAATCATATTACCTCGCGTGTAACGGCAAATCGCAAATTGAATAAAAAAACAAATGTGTTTGCCTCTTGGGGACAATTTGTAAAATCGCCGACAGTAGAAGATTTATTCAGTAATGCCCCCTGGTTCGTGGGAAATCCTGACCTCCGTCCGGAGACAGGAGATACCATCACACTTGGTATGAATACAGAATTTGACCGGAATACAAATTTGCAGTTAAGTGTTTTTAAAAGCCGGGTAGAGGACGCTATTGCTTATGACTATACAAACCAGCCAGGATTTGCCTATAATATAGATGAACAGAAACGACGGGGGTTGGATTTAACCTTAGCTCATAAATTATCGGATCAATGGAGCGTCGCTGCCGGTTATTCCTATGTAAAAGTGGAAAACAAAGATGCAAGCACAGGTTCAACTGGGTTTACGAATGACATAGACAATAGCCAGCCCAACGGATACCGGCTTAATGTTCAATATACGCAGGCGCAGTGGGATGCAGGGGTAACATTGCGGGCTGCCAGCGGTCGGGACGCAGAGTCTTTTGGCAGCAGTCATTATGCCGTTCTTGATATGACTGTTAATTATCGAATTAAACCCGAAACCAAGTTGTATTTAAAAGGCTATAATTTATCAGATGAATCCTATTCGGTAAAAGGAGGAAGTACTTGGGGTACTGGTTTGGCTTATCCGATGGCTAAACGCAATTTTATTTTTGGTTTGGAGCACCGCATTTAA
- a CDS encoding GNAT family N-acetyltransferase has translation MRYEFSSQVFAKDISELRKSVGWNSMENCYEISLNRSYFYICCYEESKLIGFLDVISNGATDAYIQDVMVNPEYQGKGVGTSLMNKAIKKLKEDNIYMISVIFKEALLPFYKKFEFNIMLSGQLETHQLYK, from the coding sequence ATGCGATATGAATTTTCATCACAAGTTTTTGCAAAAGATATTTCTGAACTCAGAAAATCTGTCGGTTGGAATAGTATGGAAAATTGTTATGAAATTTCTTTAAATCGATCATATTTCTATATTTGCTGCTATGAAGAAAGTAAACTTATTGGATTTCTTGATGTAATAAGTAATGGTGCTACAGATGCTTATATTCAAGATGTTATGGTAAATCCTGAATATCAAGGGAAAGGAGTCGGAACAAGTCTTATGAATAAGGCAATAAAAAAATTGAAAGAAGATAATATATATATGATCTCAGTTATATTTAAAGAAGCATTATTACCTTTTTATAAGAAATTTGAATTTAACATAATGCTTTCAGGACAATTAGAAACACACCAATTATATAAATGA
- a CDS encoding IS3 family transposase (programmed frameshift), producing the protein MKQFSAEFKLQAVKRVEATGGPVSKVAAELGINENTLHGWLKKYREKPNAPFPGSGKLSPDDERLRKLERENRDLREENEILKKAGSVLREEPEIKRFKFIKANRQTYRVEKLCKVLGVSRSGYYAWENRPKSQRDLENEAILAQIEQLHQTKRHVYGCRKIYQELRRKGLRVNHKRIERLMKQAGIHSKTAKIFKATTNSKHALAVAENLLNREFTASRPNQKMVSDITYLWTEEGWLYVAAIIDLCGQRVVGLSMSERMTKELVMQALDSVCKRARPPHGVLIHSDRGSQYCSKDYQDVLKERGFICSMSRKGNCWDNAPMEAFWGKMKYEWLIGQRFQTREQARAAVFEYVEIFYNRQRIHATNGYRTPEEYYLLAMAA; encoded by the exons GTGAAACAGTTTAGCGCCGAGTTTAAACTGCAAGCGGTGAAAAGAGTAGAAGCGACCGGTGGGCCGGTATCCAAAGTGGCAGCCGAGTTAGGGATCAATGAGAATACGCTTCATGGGTGGTTGAAAAAGTATCGGGAAAAACCTAATGCCCCTTTTCCCGGCAGCGGCAAGCTCAGTCCAGACGATGAGCGGCTAAGAAAGCTAGAACGAGAAAATCGTGACCTGCGGGAGGAAAATGAGATTTTAAAAAAGGCGG GCAGCGTACTTCGCGAAGAACCAGAAATAAAACGGTTCAAATTTATCAAAGCTAACCGCCAAACCTATCGGGTGGAGAAGCTGTGCAAAGTGCTGGGGGTATCCCGCAGTGGCTACTATGCATGGGAAAATCGCCCGAAAAGCCAAAGGGACTTAGAAAACGAGGCCATCTTGGCGCAGATTGAGCAACTTCATCAAACGAAACGCCATGTTTATGGTTGCCGTAAAATCTATCAAGAGTTGCGCCGTAAGGGTCTGAGAGTAAATCATAAGCGGATAGAACGCCTGATGAAGCAGGCGGGCATTCACTCTAAAACAGCCAAAATATTCAAGGCCACTACGAATTCGAAACATGCCCTTGCCGTTGCCGAAAACCTGTTAAACCGTGAGTTTACAGCCTCCAGGCCCAATCAAAAAATGGTCAGTGACATCACCTATCTATGGACGGAGGAAGGCTGGCTGTACGTGGCTGCCATCATTGACCTATGCGGGCAAAGAGTGGTCGGATTATCCATGAGTGAGCGGATGACCAAAGAACTGGTCATGCAGGCGTTAGACAGTGTCTGCAAGCGAGCTCGGCCGCCCCACGGCGTACTCATTCACTCCGATCGTGGCAGCCAGTATTGCTCTAAGGATTATCAGGATGTACTCAAAGAGCGCGGATTTATTTGCAGCATGTCCAGGAAGGGCAACTGTTGGGACAACGCACCAATGGAGGCATTTTGGGGCAAGATGAAATATGAATGGCTGATCGGGCAACGGTTTCAGACCCGCGAACAGGCCAGGGCCGCCGTATTTGAATATGTGGAAATCTTTTATAACCGGCAACGAATTCATGCCACCAATGGATACCGAACTCCCGAAGAGTACTATTTGTTGGCTATGGCTGCTTAA
- a CDS encoding reverse transcriptase domain-containing protein yields the protein MDKTKSFVIPREAVKQAYEQVKANKGSAGIDGQSIEGFEENLADNLYKLWNRMSSGSYFPPPVRAVEIPKKSGGKRMLGIPSVSDRIAQMVVKIYLEPMVEPHFCQDSYGYRPGKSAIDAIAITRQRCWKGQGDRYIVPRINRIFAAKGGE from the coding sequence ATGGACAAAACAAAATCGTTTGTAATTCCCCGAGAAGCAGTAAAACAAGCATACGAACAGGTAAAAGCGAACAAGGGGTCAGCCGGAATTGATGGGCAATCCATAGAAGGATTTGAAGAAAACCTGGCAGATAACCTGTATAAGCTGTGGAACAGAATGTCCTCTGGAAGCTACTTTCCACCGCCAGTCAGAGCGGTAGAAATACCGAAAAAGAGTGGCGGGAAAAGAATGCTAGGAATACCGAGTGTAAGCGACAGAATAGCACAAATGGTCGTGAAAATATACTTGGAACCCATGGTAGAACCACATTTTTGTCAGGATTCGTATGGCTACAGACCAGGGAAATCGGCTATAGATGCAATAGCGATAACCAGACAGAGATGTTGGAAGGGACAAGGGGACAGGTACATTGTCCCAAGAATAAATAGAATATTCGCCGCGAAGGGAGGGGAATAA
- a CDS encoding PucR family transcriptional regulator: MQPNGITVRECLALKAFKRFEVLTGEVGLDNLLNRAGVLESPDAIYWAKEKSFILTMGYVFKDNVSKLVELLPEMAQCGIAALAIKVDRFIFLLTPEVVEKAQEVGIPILKAPSDMTHHEAFQAFYEELFNRQYASRLREAQAAYFGRSVATLCVMPFLDGLAKQIDLPVVLLDAAERVVAASLRNPKLKLTAGNSFDKYRHYFTLDKAFAYPLQAGQQRVGCLIVLSREAVLPPVVNIIVSASLALFTLQMMFDIRKKGFTERELILALLKNEACDEKTVVRELAQYNLDAQQKYLCVVMVAEEDKTMELPGDRAELPAGELFQYAARLIQEECPGAKWVAEDAELIALLPAEHYSAVQKKVKVLGQRIAAKSKTVFPGWRLSFGIASAAIPLMQSHQGYREAGKAAKIGLRVNAEPVVCFENLMSYAILSELKEMDQVKQLYQRFIGQIIDYDRQHHANLLATLEAYCQHNFRIKPTAVAMNIHYNSLQYRLKKIEAITGLRLDTSSGIFELIMGLRMKQLWG, encoded by the coding sequence ATGCAGCCTAACGGGATCACTGTCAGGGAATGCCTGGCGCTGAAAGCTTTCAAACGGTTTGAGGTATTGACCGGTGAAGTTGGTCTGGATAATCTGCTGAACCGGGCGGGCGTTTTAGAGTCCCCGGATGCCATCTACTGGGCCAAGGAAAAGAGTTTTATCCTGACCATGGGTTATGTTTTTAAGGATAATGTGAGCAAGCTGGTGGAATTGCTGCCGGAAATGGCGCAATGCGGCATAGCGGCTCTGGCTATCAAAGTTGACCGGTTCATTTTCCTGTTAACGCCGGAGGTAGTGGAAAAGGCGCAGGAAGTCGGTATTCCTATTTTAAAGGCGCCGTCCGACATGACTCATCATGAGGCATTCCAGGCGTTTTATGAAGAGTTGTTCAACCGTCAGTATGCCAGTCGGCTGCGTGAAGCGCAGGCCGCCTATTTTGGCAGATCCGTCGCGACGCTGTGTGTGATGCCTTTCCTTGACGGGCTGGCCAAACAGATCGATTTGCCGGTTGTTTTGCTTGATGCTGCGGAAAGAGTCGTTGCTGCTTCTTTACGCAATCCTAAGCTCAAACTGACTGCCGGCAATAGTTTTGACAAGTACAGGCACTATTTTACTCTGGACAAGGCTTTTGCGTATCCTCTTCAGGCAGGGCAGCAAAGAGTTGGCTGCTTAATCGTCCTTAGCCGGGAAGCGGTGCTCCCACCGGTGGTAAACATCATTGTCAGCGCGTCTTTGGCCCTTTTTACGCTGCAGATGATGTTCGATATTCGCAAAAAAGGCTTTACGGAAAGGGAACTCATCCTCGCACTGCTAAAGAATGAGGCCTGTGATGAGAAAACCGTCGTCCGGGAACTGGCGCAATATAATCTGGATGCGCAGCAAAAATACTTATGTGTGGTCATGGTCGCTGAAGAAGATAAAACTATGGAGCTGCCGGGGGACAGAGCAGAGCTGCCCGCAGGGGAACTCTTTCAATATGCAGCCAGGCTAATCCAGGAAGAATGTCCGGGCGCCAAATGGGTGGCGGAGGACGCCGAACTGATTGCCCTGCTGCCCGCCGAACATTATAGTGCGGTGCAAAAGAAAGTGAAAGTCCTGGGGCAAAGAATCGCCGCCAAAAGCAAAACGGTATTTCCCGGCTGGCGTTTGTCGTTTGGCATAGCGTCCGCGGCCATACCCCTGATGCAAAGTCACCAGGGGTACCGGGAGGCAGGCAAGGCAGCTAAGATTGGCTTAAGGGTGAATGCCGAGCCGGTCGTTTGTTTCGAGAACCTGATGTCTTATGCGATTTTGAGCGAACTCAAGGAAATGGATCAGGTGAAACAGCTCTATCAGCGCTTTATCGGTCAGATTATTGATTATGACCGGCAGCATCATGCCAATTTATTGGCAACCCTGGAGGCTTACTGCCAGCATAATTTCAGAATAAAGCCTACCGCCGTGGCCATGAATATTCATTATAATTCACTGCAGTATCGCCTGAAAAAGATTGAAGCGATAACCGGACTGCGGCTGGATACCAGTTCCGGCATCTTTGAACTGATCATGGGACTGAGAATGAAGCAGTTGTGGGGTTAG
- a CDS encoding amidohydrolase, giving the protein MIRHESVKPAQMIAANYAEAVTWRRQLHQQPQPSWLEFYATAFIAEKLSAWGYEIKMGQDIIEADKLMLLPAAEKLEEEYRRALSAGANEAYLAPARGGFTGVVATLKGDKPGPVIGFRFDIDANEITEAQDDGHYPASEGFVSQNPGYAHMCGHDAHAAIGLLVAKCLADHKSQLCGTVKLIFQPNEENLSGAAAMVGKGVVDDVDYLLGGHVGVALKQLGKISFRIHSMMALSRFEVSFTGRSSHAALRPDEGKNALQGACAAITNLYAIPRHGSGETRINVGYHQAGTGWNVIPDKAYFRLETRGVSNETNQYMVRKAREVIDGAARMYDLAYEIKPAAVCGAGENPPDMVLLAEQVAKKLPWVEDITADCAFNGSEDVTVFMDQVQKKGGKTLFAVFGTPIYGGHHNCRFDLDERVIGNAAEFFLAMQQELSGQPL; this is encoded by the coding sequence ATGATAAGACATGAATCGGTAAAGCCTGCTCAAATGATAGCCGCCAACTACGCCGAGGCGGTAACCTGGCGCCGGCAGCTTCATCAGCAGCCGCAGCCCTCGTGGCTGGAGTTTTATGCTACGGCCTTCATCGCGGAAAAATTGTCCGCCTGGGGATATGAAATTAAAATGGGACAAGACATTATTGAGGCTGACAAGCTAATGCTGCTGCCTGCCGCGGAAAAACTGGAGGAGGAATATCGCCGGGCGTTAAGCGCCGGCGCCAACGAGGCATATCTGGCGCCGGCCCGCGGCGGTTTTACCGGCGTGGTGGCTACCCTAAAAGGCGATAAACCGGGTCCGGTGATTGGTTTCCGTTTTGATATTGACGCCAATGAAATTACCGAAGCCCAGGATGACGGTCATTATCCGGCCAGCGAAGGGTTTGTCTCGCAAAATCCCGGTTACGCCCATATGTGCGGCCATGACGCGCATGCCGCCATCGGCCTGCTGGTGGCCAAATGCCTTGCCGACCACAAATCGCAGTTATGCGGTACGGTAAAACTGATCTTTCAGCCGAATGAGGAAAATCTTTCCGGCGCCGCAGCCATGGTGGGCAAAGGTGTTGTGGATGATGTCGATTATCTTTTGGGCGGCCATGTGGGAGTGGCCTTAAAGCAATTAGGGAAAATTTCGTTTCGCATTCACAGCATGATGGCGCTGTCCCGCTTTGAGGTAAGTTTCACGGGGCGTTCTTCGCATGCCGCGCTGCGCCCAGACGAGGGAAAAAACGCGCTGCAGGGTGCCTGCGCCGCTATTACCAACCTGTATGCCATTCCCAGGCATGGCTCAGGCGAAACAAGGATCAATGTGGGCTATCACCAGGCCGGCACCGGCTGGAACGTAATCCCCGACAAGGCGTATTTCCGGCTGGAAACACGCGGGGTCAGCAATGAAACCAATCAGTATATGGTGCGCAAGGCGCGGGAGGTTATTGACGGCGCCGCCAGAATGTACGATCTGGCCTATGAGATAAAGCCTGCCGCTGTATGCGGCGCCGGGGAAAACCCGCCGGACATGGTGCTGCTGGCCGAGCAAGTGGCGAAAAAACTGCCCTGGGTTGAAGACATCACGGCTGATTGCGCCTTCAACGGGTCGGAAGATGTCACTGTCTTTATGGACCAGGTGCAGAAAAAAGGCGGTAAAACCCTTTTTGCCGTTTTTGGCACGCCGATTTACGGCGGGCATCATAATTGCAGGTTTGATCTGGATGAACGGGTAATCGGCAACGCCGCGGAGTTTTTCCTGGCCATGCAGCAGGAACTCTCCGGCCAGCCATTATAG
- a CDS encoding MFS transporter, translating to MGQGFKWRQRHTAVLIVFMVWILSYMDRMVMAAAIPYIAKEFNLSPVAMGGVLSAFFAGYALFQIPGGILADKFGARKVMTGAIVWWSMFTAFTGAVGSLANMIWIRVLFGIGEGIAPAATWKALAVWTPMRERGTANGFMMASNALGPALAPLFVVAIMASWGWRAVFYSLLIPGILLAAWIWYGLPDKPEDKKGISPQELEELKEDTAALNTSKTALQMSFWEVVAEPAVWKSFLILFFSNITAWGFIQWLPSYLVKARGFELVKMGITASLPFFAGTIGFIFGGWLTDVPFKNNRRIPLIISQWFTALFLYLTYTAVSSEMLVIYQTIAGFFLFTATGIVFGLPMSAISKDIAGRAMGIVNTAGQVAGFLSPIIVGYLVQISGGGERSFDTAFIFLISTMLISSLVAMTFTQRKAEQSAAGKASAT from the coding sequence ATGGGGCAAGGATTTAAATGGAGACAAAGGCATACGGCTGTACTGATTGTATTCATGGTCTGGATTTTATCCTACATGGACCGTATGGTGATGGCGGCAGCTATTCCCTATATCGCCAAAGAATTCAACCTGTCCCCGGTAGCCATGGGCGGCGTTTTAAGCGCCTTTTTCGCCGGATATGCCCTTTTTCAGATTCCCGGCGGGATTTTAGCCGATAAATTTGGCGCCCGCAAAGTAATGACCGGCGCTATTGTCTGGTGGTCGATGTTTACGGCCTTCACGGGAGCGGTAGGCTCTCTGGCCAACATGATCTGGATCCGGGTGCTGTTCGGTATCGGCGAAGGCATAGCGCCTGCGGCAACCTGGAAGGCGCTGGCTGTTTGGACGCCGATGCGTGAAAGAGGTACAGCCAATGGGTTCATGATGGCCTCCAATGCTCTGGGACCCGCCCTGGCGCCTTTGTTTGTCGTCGCAATAATGGCTTCCTGGGGCTGGCGCGCCGTTTTTTACAGCCTGCTTATTCCCGGCATTCTGCTGGCTGCCTGGATCTGGTACGGCCTGCCGGATAAACCCGAGGACAAGAAGGGGATTTCTCCGCAGGAACTTGAGGAACTGAAAGAAGACACAGCCGCACTCAACACCAGCAAAACAGCATTGCAGATGTCGTTCTGGGAGGTTGTGGCCGAACCCGCTGTCTGGAAATCGTTTCTGATCTTATTCTTTTCTAATATCACGGCCTGGGGTTTTATCCAGTGGCTGCCGTCCTACCTGGTTAAAGCCAGGGGCTTTGAACTTGTCAAGATGGGCATCACCGCGTCACTCCCCTTCTTCGCCGGCACAATCGGCTTTATTTTCGGCGGCTGGCTGACCGACGTTCCGTTTAAAAATAATCGCCGCATTCCCCTGATTATCAGCCAATGGTTTACCGCATTGTTTTTGTATCTTACTTATACGGCCGTGTCCTCGGAAATGCTGGTAATCTATCAGACAATCGCCGGCTTCTTCCTTTTTACCGCCACCGGCATTGTCTTCGGTCTGCCGATGAGCGCCATATCCAAGGACATTGCCGGCAGAGCCATGGGCATTGTCAATACCGCCGGCCAGGTAGCCGGGTTTCTCTCACCCATTATTGTCGGCTATCTGGTGCAGATTTCCGGCGGTGGAGAGCGCAGCTTTGACACAGCTTTCATCTTTCTAATCAGTACTATGCTGATTTCCTCACTTGTCGCTATGACTTTCACCCAGCGGAAAGCGGAGCAAAGCGCCGCGGGTAAAGCGTCGGCTACGTAG
- a CDS encoding DNA alkylation repair protein codes for MNCMDLFNIIKSNGDSAQAAKMSAYMRDQFLFLGIPTPKRKALCRDYFKQEKKKAPVNWDFITSCWEEPYREFQYVAMDYLVLMQKYLISDDVPKIKELAMKKSWWDTIDGLDRVVGNIALVYPEVNQILLAWSKDENLWLRRIAIDHQLTRKDKTDIELMERILVNNLGQSEFFINKAIGWSLRDYSKTNPDWVRNFVKRYQNQLAPLSIKEASKYI; via the coding sequence ATGAATTGCATGGATTTGTTTAATATAATAAAAAGCAACGGTGATTCTGCACAAGCAGCTAAAATGAGTGCTTATATGCGCGATCAATTTTTATTTTTGGGTATTCCAACGCCTAAACGCAAGGCGCTTTGCCGAGACTATTTTAAACAAGAGAAAAAGAAAGCGCCGGTAAATTGGGATTTTATTACTTCTTGCTGGGAAGAGCCATATAGAGAATTTCAGTATGTGGCAATGGATTATTTGGTTTTAATGCAAAAATATCTGATTTCCGATGATGTCCCGAAAATCAAGGAATTGGCTATGAAAAAATCTTGGTGGGATACGATTGACGGACTTGATCGAGTGGTTGGAAATATTGCGCTGGTTTATCCGGAAGTCAATCAAATTTTGTTGGCATGGAGCAAAGATGAAAACCTTTGGCTGAGGAGGATTGCAATCGATCATCAGTTAACACGTAAAGACAAAACCGATATAGAATTAATGGAGAGAATTCTCGTCAATAACTTAGGACAATCGGAGTTTTTTATCAATAAGGCTATAGGCTGGAGCTTAAGAGATTACAGCAAAACAAATCCTGATTGGGTGAGAAATTTTGTTAAGCGGTATCAGAATCAACTGGCGCCGTTAAGCATAAAAGAAGCAAGTAAATATATTTGA
- a CDS encoding Bax inhibitor-1/YccA family protein has protein sequence MQNTPSPYAANSKITALAQSFFMQVYSWMAAGLLATGVLAYYTAHSPFLLSLIFGNKLVFFGLIVANLGIVFGLSRSIQSLSATAASFLFFLYSALNGLTLASIFLVYTNESIATVFFITAGTFGATAAYGYTTKADLSKWGSILFMALIGLIIASVVNMFLQSPAMMWVLTYAGVLIFVGLTAYDTQRLKQMAYSLDDEETVGKFAVLGALTLYLDFINLFLYLLRIFGKRR, from the coding sequence ATGCAAAATACCCCCTCCCCGTATGCGGCTAACAGTAAAATCACGGCGCTTGCGCAAAGTTTTTTCATGCAGGTTTACAGTTGGATGGCCGCTGGCCTTTTAGCAACAGGCGTTCTTGCCTATTACACCGCCCATTCGCCGTTCCTGCTCAGCCTGATCTTTGGCAATAAGCTGGTTTTCTTCGGGCTGATAGTGGCGAATCTGGGCATCGTGTTTGGACTCAGCCGCTCGATTCAGTCTCTCAGCGCGACGGCGGCCAGTTTTCTTTTCTTTCTCTACTCGGCCTTGAACGGGCTGACGCTGGCATCCATCTTTTTGGTATACACGAATGAATCTATTGCCACCGTCTTTTTTATCACCGCCGGCACGTTTGGCGCCACGGCGGCCTACGGCTATACGACCAAAGCCGACTTAAGCAAGTGGGGCAGCATTCTCTTTATGGCTTTGATCGGCCTCATCATCGCTTCCGTGGTAAATATGTTTCTGCAAAGCCCTGCTATGATGTGGGTGCTGACTTATGCCGGCGTGCTGATCTTTGTCGGGCTGACCGCCTATGATACGCAGCGGCTTAAGCAAATGGCCTACAGTCTGGATGATGAAGAGACGGTCGGCAAGTTTGCGGTGCTCGGCGCGCTTACGCTTTATCTCGACTTCATCAATCTTTTTCTCTACCTCTTGCGTATTTTCGGCAAGAGGCGTTAA
- a CDS encoding GrpB family protein, translating to MKEMSLEELWQLYPIILKDHNPNYQSWYAEEKQRLLHSLHDYDICRINHIGSTSVAGLIAKPTIDILLELPKDYAVNEIAQLLQNDDWILMQKNDKQRTLDLGKGYMPTGFAEKVYHLHVKPLGDWKELYFRDYLRQYPNVARQYEALKLGLKERFEHDRDAYTYGKSDFVMEQSQKAKLEFAGRYLPPEH from the coding sequence ATGAAAGAAATGAGTTTAGAAGAATTGTGGCAGCTTTATCCTATTATTCTTAAAGACCATAACCCCAATTATCAATCGTGGTACGCCGAAGAAAAGCAGCGGCTACTGCACAGCCTGCATGACTACGATATTTGTCGTATCAATCATATCGGCAGCACGTCTGTTGCAGGGCTTATTGCGAAACCAACCATTGATATTCTATTGGAATTACCTAAAGACTATGCTGTGAATGAGATTGCTCAGCTGTTGCAGAACGATGATTGGATTCTAATGCAAAAAAATGATAAACAAAGAACGCTTGATCTGGGAAAGGGATATATGCCCACCGGCTTTGCAGAAAAGGTATACCATCTTCATGTGAAACCGTTGGGAGATTGGAAGGAACTTTATTTTCGAGACTATCTGCGACAATACCCTAATGTTGCACGGCAATACGAGGCGTTGAAGCTGGGGCTTAAAGAGCGGTTCGAACATGACCGTGATGCCTATACCTATGGAAAGTCGGATTTTGTCATGGAACAATCGCAAAAGGCTAAATTGGAATTTGCAGGACGTTATTTGCCACCTGAACACTAA